One window from the genome of Streptomyces sp. NBC_00708 encodes:
- a CDS encoding ABC transporter permease yields the protein MDSPPAPAPPVYGSGELAALAARHGLTVSGARPSLPAYVRQLWGRRHFITAFATAKLTAQYSQAKLGQIWQIMTPLLNATVYYFIFGILMKTKHGVPDFVPFLVTGVFIWTFTSSSITAGTRAISGNIGLVRALHFPRASLPIALALQQLQQLLFSLGALALILLAFGQYPQPSWLLAVPALALQAVFNTGISMVMARLAARTPDIAQLTPFVLRTWMYASGVMWSMDTMLRGDRVPHWVKLALEVNPAAVFIDLVRFALIDSFGAGQLPPHVWAVAAGWALVCGAGGFVYFWKAEESYGRG from the coding sequence GTGGACAGCCCGCCGGCCCCCGCCCCGCCCGTGTACGGCTCCGGCGAGCTCGCCGCGCTCGCCGCGCGGCACGGCCTGACCGTGAGCGGGGCGCGCCCCTCCCTGCCGGCGTACGTACGGCAGCTGTGGGGGCGGCGGCACTTCATCACCGCCTTCGCCACCGCCAAGCTCACCGCCCAGTACAGCCAGGCGAAGCTGGGCCAGATCTGGCAGATCATGACCCCGCTGCTCAACGCGACGGTCTACTACTTCATCTTCGGCATCCTGATGAAGACGAAGCACGGGGTGCCGGACTTCGTGCCGTTCCTGGTCACCGGCGTCTTCATCTGGACCTTCACCAGTTCCTCGATCACCGCCGGCACCCGTGCCATCAGCGGCAACATCGGCCTCGTACGGGCGCTGCACTTCCCGCGCGCCTCGCTGCCGATCGCGCTCGCCCTGCAACAGCTCCAGCAGCTGCTCTTCTCGCTGGGCGCGCTGGCCCTGATCCTGCTGGCCTTCGGCCAGTACCCGCAGCCGTCCTGGCTGCTCGCGGTGCCCGCCCTGGCCCTCCAGGCGGTCTTCAACACCGGCATCTCGATGGTCATGGCCCGCCTCGCCGCCCGCACCCCGGACATCGCCCAGCTCACCCCGTTCGTGCTGCGCACCTGGATGTACGCGTCGGGCGTGATGTGGAGCATGGACACGATGCTGCGCGGCGACCGGGTCCCGCACTGGGTGAAGCTCGCGCTGGAGGTCAACCCGGCGGCCGTCTTCATCGACCTGGTGCGGTTCGCGCTGATCGACAGCTTCGGCGCCGGCCAGCTGCCCCCGCACGTCTGGGCCGTGGCCGCGGGCTGGGCGCTCGTGTGCGGCGCGGGCGGCTTCGTCTACTTCTGGAAGGCCGAGGAGAGTTACGGACGTGGCTGA
- a CDS encoding TetR/AcrR family transcriptional regulator: MTTDPGSRRRAPAGAAVLREDVTDAIRSAVFAELAAVGFARMSIEGIARRAGVGKTAVYRRWKSKLHLVLDLVSAVAAQGMPAPATGSLAGDVRAVLDLAAYALRHPLASQVIPDLLVEAARNPEISDAIKAALLDPQQGVAAVLVREAVARGELPPGSDPDRALDLIVGPLYWRLAVVRGELPPGYLDDLAASAVAALTHDAAAAG; the protein is encoded by the coding sequence ATGACCACCGACCCCGGAAGCCGCCGCCGAGCCCCGGCGGGAGCCGCCGTCCTGCGCGAGGACGTGACCGACGCCATCCGCAGCGCGGTGTTCGCGGAGCTGGCCGCGGTCGGCTTCGCCCGGATGTCCATCGAGGGCATCGCCCGCCGGGCCGGTGTCGGCAAGACCGCCGTCTACCGGCGCTGGAAGTCCAAGCTGCACCTGGTCCTGGACCTGGTCTCGGCCGTCGCCGCGCAGGGCATGCCCGCCCCCGCCACCGGCTCGCTGGCCGGGGACGTGCGCGCCGTGCTCGACCTGGCCGCGTACGCCCTGCGCCACCCGCTCGCCTCCCAGGTCATCCCGGACCTGCTGGTCGAGGCGGCCCGCAACCCGGAGATCTCCGACGCCATCAAGGCCGCGCTGCTCGACCCGCAGCAGGGCGTCGCCGCCGTGCTCGTCCGGGAGGCCGTCGCACGGGGCGAGCTGCCCCCCGGCAGCGACCCCGACCGCGCCCTCGACCTGATCGTCGGCCCCCTCTACTGGCGGCTCGCGGTGGTCCGGGGCGAGCTGCCCCCCGGGTATCTCGACGACCTCGCGGCCTCGGCCGTGGCGGCGCTCACACACGACGCGGCCGCCGCCGGATGA
- a CDS encoding bifunctional glycosyltransferase family 2 protein/CDP-glycerol:glycerophosphate glycerophosphotransferase, protein MLNMPPRLSVVVPVYNVELFLTDCLKSLAEQTMTDLEVVMVDDGSTDGSAALAAEFAASDDRFKLVRQKNGGLGHARNTGFRNAHPESRYLAFCDSDDIIPPNAYELLVESLEETGSDLASGNVLRLRAGGKLVQSPMFRKPMATTRKRTHVSRDLDLLGDRIACNKVFRRSFWDKHEFAFPVGALYEDIPVVLPAHFLAGSVDIVKDPVYYWRDRPGSITTSRAVVRGIRDRVAHVQGVSEFLAGNRTAADKNHYEAHALANDLWYFMEVLPDGDQEYRDAFLTYTNKFIDQVDPSVLDGLPLRLRVMWYLVREHRMDELLALLLQDKREPGAFEVSGMRRRQAHYPVLTRPVPAPVLRVADRDLPLAARLRDAEWRDGKLFLKGYAYVRNLPVTSGPSEFRIGWLRAGRRNVVPLRLRRVDEPEATARSRQSLHDYHRSGFETSVDASKLRIQADSGPKQLTWQFEVGIARNGLLRRAFPSVREASVAPPVHRPDGDHRIVPAFDGDKLVLHAERVDARFETHGAGERSGTVKVSGVVRARLVKGELTLRLTHGATKTTYEVPATVGSGAGAGWSRFTAELPLAAIEETRPGGEDAPKSVAYSVHLVGKGLKASLDVPGSVHPGRYPLADGADGGRRELALVASSRGNLLISDRPVQPAVELASWTEDGRLFLEGTFPEDPEHPVELVAQNSGHREEQTFPVEFTGPEDARRFRAELRPDAVEGPGGAVPLGEGNWYFFFRDKGAADESGDRALRIPASAFHTLPATRGLAGRDYTLERRFGDQLLVVSGSVLTAAERGPRAKRLLSEAYAAQRTAPVRAAALYSTFDGRQYSDSPRAVYEELVRRGTEVEHLWVVRDQQAIIPEGATAVEHGSAAWHEALARSRYIVTNTQLPEWFVRREDQTVVQTWHGTPLKRIGLELAGTAQANAAYIATLAERSRQWDFLVSPNTYSTPVLRRSFGFEGEVLECGYPRNDLFHAPDRAKVAAAVREKLGIPAGKRVVLYAPTWREDQRLGGGRYSLGLQLDLAAAERELGDDTVLLVRRHYMVTDRLPDSGTGFVRDVSRYPDVGELMLISDALVTDYSSLMFDFAQTGRPMLFHTYDLEHYRDTLRGFSFDFEKRAPGPLIPGSDDLIAALKDPERAIGGHAKAYEQFRHDFCDLDDGRATARVVDRML, encoded by the coding sequence GTGCTCAACATGCCGCCACGGCTCAGTGTCGTTGTCCCCGTCTACAACGTGGAACTCTTCCTGACGGACTGCCTGAAGTCCCTCGCGGAGCAGACCATGACCGACCTCGAGGTGGTGATGGTCGACGACGGGTCCACCGACGGCAGTGCCGCTCTGGCCGCCGAGTTCGCCGCGAGCGACGACCGCTTCAAGCTGGTCAGGCAGAAGAACGGCGGGCTGGGGCACGCCCGTAACACCGGCTTCCGCAACGCGCACCCGGAGAGCCGCTACCTCGCCTTCTGCGATAGCGACGACATCATTCCGCCGAACGCCTACGAGCTGCTCGTCGAGTCGCTGGAGGAGACCGGCTCGGACCTGGCGTCCGGCAACGTGCTGCGGCTGCGCGCCGGCGGCAAGCTCGTCCAGTCGCCGATGTTCCGCAAGCCCATGGCCACCACGCGCAAGCGCACCCATGTCTCCCGCGACCTGGACCTCCTCGGCGACCGCATCGCCTGCAACAAGGTCTTCCGCCGCTCCTTCTGGGACAAGCACGAGTTCGCCTTCCCGGTCGGCGCGCTGTACGAGGACATCCCCGTCGTGCTGCCCGCCCACTTCCTGGCCGGCTCGGTCGACATCGTCAAGGACCCCGTCTACTACTGGCGCGACCGCCCCGGCTCCATCACCACCAGCCGGGCCGTCGTCCGCGGCATCCGCGACCGCGTCGCACACGTCCAGGGCGTCTCCGAATTCCTGGCGGGGAACCGCACCGCCGCCGACAAGAACCACTACGAGGCCCACGCGCTGGCCAACGACCTCTGGTACTTCATGGAGGTCCTGCCGGACGGCGACCAGGAGTACCGGGACGCCTTCCTCACGTACACCAACAAGTTCATCGACCAGGTCGACCCCTCGGTGCTCGACGGGCTGCCGCTGCGCCTGCGCGTGATGTGGTACCTGGTGCGCGAGCACCGCATGGACGAGCTGCTGGCGCTGCTCCTCCAGGACAAGCGCGAGCCCGGCGCCTTCGAGGTCAGCGGCATGCGCCGCCGCCAGGCCCACTACCCGGTCCTCACCCGGCCCGTGCCCGCCCCGGTGCTGCGCGTCGCCGACCGCGACCTGCCGCTCGCCGCCCGGCTGCGCGACGCCGAGTGGCGCGACGGCAAGCTCTTCCTCAAGGGCTACGCGTACGTGCGCAACCTGCCGGTCACCTCCGGGCCCAGCGAGTTCCGCATCGGCTGGCTGAGGGCCGGCCGGCGCAACGTCGTGCCGCTCCGGCTGCGCCGCGTGGACGAGCCCGAGGCCACCGCGCGCTCCCGCCAGAGCCTCCACGACTACCACCGCTCCGGCTTCGAGACCTCCGTCGACGCCTCCAAGCTCCGCATCCAGGCCGACAGCGGACCCAAGCAGCTCACCTGGCAGTTCGAGGTCGGCATCGCCCGTAACGGCCTGCTGCGGCGCGCCTTCCCCTCGGTCCGCGAGGCGTCCGTCGCGCCGCCCGTCCACCGCCCCGACGGCGACCACCGCATCGTCCCCGCCTTCGACGGCGACAAGCTGGTGCTGCACGCCGAGCGCGTCGACGCCCGGTTCGAGACCCACGGCGCGGGCGAGCGGTCCGGCACCGTCAAGGTCTCCGGCGTGGTCCGCGCCCGCCTCGTCAAGGGCGAGCTGACGCTGCGTCTGACGCACGGCGCCACCAAGACCACGTACGAGGTCCCCGCCACCGTGGGCAGCGGCGCCGGAGCCGGCTGGAGCCGCTTCACCGCCGAGCTGCCGCTCGCCGCGATCGAGGAGACGCGCCCCGGCGGCGAGGACGCCCCGAAGAGCGTGGCGTACAGCGTCCACCTCGTCGGCAAGGGCCTGAAGGCCTCGCTCGACGTGCCCGGCTCCGTGCACCCCGGCCGCTACCCGCTGGCCGACGGCGCGGACGGCGGCCGCCGCGAACTGGCCCTCGTCGCCAGCTCGCGCGGCAACCTGCTGATCAGCGACCGCCCCGTGCAGCCCGCCGTCGAGCTGGCGAGCTGGACCGAGGACGGCCGGCTGTTCCTGGAGGGCACCTTCCCCGAGGACCCGGAGCACCCGGTCGAGCTGGTCGCGCAGAACAGCGGCCACCGCGAGGAGCAGACCTTCCCCGTCGAGTTCACCGGCCCCGAGGACGCCCGCCGCTTCCGCGCCGAGCTGCGGCCCGACGCCGTCGAGGGACCGGGCGGCGCGGTGCCGCTGGGCGAAGGCAACTGGTACTTCTTCTTCCGGGACAAGGGCGCCGCCGACGAGAGCGGCGACCGCGCGCTGCGCATCCCCGCCTCGGCCTTCCACACGCTGCCCGCCACCCGCGGCCTGGCCGGCCGCGACTACACCCTGGAGCGCCGCTTCGGCGACCAGCTCCTCGTCGTCTCCGGCTCGGTGCTCACCGCCGCCGAGCGCGGCCCGCGCGCCAAGCGCCTGCTGAGCGAGGCGTACGCCGCGCAGCGCACCGCACCCGTGCGCGCCGCGGCGCTGTACAGCACCTTCGACGGCCGCCAGTACTCCGACTCGCCGCGCGCCGTCTACGAGGAGCTGGTGCGCCGGGGCACCGAGGTGGAGCACCTGTGGGTCGTCCGCGACCAGCAGGCGATCATCCCCGAGGGCGCCACCGCCGTCGAGCACGGCTCGGCCGCCTGGCACGAGGCGCTGGCCCGCAGCCGCTACATCGTCACCAACACCCAGCTGCCCGAGTGGTTCGTGCGCCGCGAGGACCAGACGGTCGTCCAGACCTGGCACGGCACCCCGCTCAAGCGCATCGGCCTCGAACTCGCGGGCACGGCCCAGGCGAACGCCGCGTACATCGCGACCCTCGCCGAGCGGTCCCGGCAGTGGGACTTCCTGGTCTCGCCGAACACGTACTCCACGCCCGTCCTGCGCCGCTCGTTCGGCTTCGAGGGCGAGGTGCTGGAGTGCGGCTACCCGCGCAACGACCTCTTCCACGCCCCGGACCGCGCCAAGGTCGCCGCGGCGGTACGCGAGAAGCTCGGCATCCCGGCCGGCAAGCGCGTCGTCCTGTACGCCCCCACGTGGCGCGAGGACCAGCGCCTGGGCGGCGGGCGCTACTCGCTCGGCCTCCAGCTCGACCTGGCCGCCGCCGAACGCGAACTCGGCGACGACACCGTGCTCCTGGTGCGCCGTCACTACATGGTCACCGACCGGCTGCCGGACAGCGGCACCGGCTTCGTCCGCGACGTCTCGCGCTACCCGGACGTCGGCGAACTCATGCTCATCAGCGACGCCCTGGTCACCGACTACTCCTCGCTGATGTTCGACTTCGCCCAGACCGGGCGGCCGATGCTGTTCCACACGTACGACCTGGAGCACTACCGCGACACGCTGCGCGGGTTCAGCTTCGACTTCGAGAAGCGGGCGCCCGGACCCCTGATCCCGGGCTCCGACGACCTGATCGCGGCGCTGAAGGACCCGGAGCGGGCGATCGGCGGACACGCCAAGGCGTACGAGCAGTTCCGGCACGACTTCTGCGACCTCGACGACGGCCGGGCCACCGCCCGCGTGGTTGACCGCATGCTGTAG